Proteins encoded in a region of the Sulfurospirillum arsenophilum NBRC 109478 genome:
- a CDS encoding chemotaxis protein CheW, translating to MSEQSHSTRYNAYIPEVVAYQKALDQLSERWNLLSLLGQMSNIGMDISETRQAFSNLSEQLLQRLCEETVKKLSTELGAKAQVAIDILIRNLFERTADIGFLAMDTIICDFAKKSCEEQKSSLASLQNRFHEYIEKYSVYSDVLLFDLEGTLIASTKGEKIGKKIENAFIYEAMHTSQEYVESFGIYPLVSDKESLLYSYRVCDENGTPLAVLCLVFKFQDEMHVIISNLIENETWADILLLDENNRTIYSSDPFHYALGAPQKTALHSFDIVPFVGGEYVAKTQSTKGYQGFFGLGWMGHALMPLAFAFHQKQSLVPFTEAQIKIIKNSSLFSEEFTSIPTKAEAIQRRLDMTIWNGNVQIANQKSGDNSFSKSLLNEISRTGAQTKKTFEESIGNLNWTVVASFINDAAFNAKLAIDIMDRNLYERANDCRWWALSPVFIKAFSAKYKEFTTIRKEFGHEITEVLSAINALYTVYSNLFLFDTQGCVIAVSQEKYAHLIGKRIGAHYIAQTLALKSSKEYVVSPFERTELYDGKYTYIYSAPIFIEGVKEAQGGIGIVFDAEVQFEAMLRDVVGEDERSFALFLESKTNSVIASTNPTIGIGERCVFCDSLENMVLIKEDYYIIGKGKSQGYREFKCSDGYCNDVTAIVCIKIANQDACVEDVSKNGKKQYLYPRIGASEKTVELSTFWMNGNLFAIESQQIYAALEGQDVTQVIGCDEIYVGMITWNNKTIPVASLAKYFHHDIAYNKEHHHIVVLKGSDDKPFGLVIDMVQDSPEVPARCVDETSQAMMGQQTLTKAIVKADVGQEKAEMLSILDPLKIEKYLLMEKQSNIVK from the coding sequence ATGTCTGAACAAAGCCATTCCACGCGCTATAATGCCTACATTCCTGAAGTTGTTGCCTATCAAAAAGCACTCGATCAACTCTCTGAGCGTTGGAATTTACTTTCGCTTTTAGGGCAGATGAGTAACATTGGTATGGATATATCCGAGACCAGACAAGCCTTTAGCAACCTCTCTGAGCAACTCTTACAAAGGCTTTGTGAAGAGACTGTAAAGAAGCTCTCTACCGAGCTTGGAGCCAAGGCACAAGTCGCCATAGATATATTAATCCGAAATCTTTTTGAGCGTACCGCAGACATAGGCTTTTTGGCGATGGACACTATTATCTGTGATTTTGCAAAGAAAAGCTGTGAAGAGCAGAAATCATCATTAGCATCCCTTCAAAACCGTTTTCATGAGTACATTGAAAAATACAGTGTTTACAGCGACGTGTTGTTGTTTGATCTTGAAGGCACGCTCATTGCTTCTACCAAAGGTGAAAAAATAGGGAAGAAGATAGAAAATGCTTTTATCTACGAAGCGATGCATACGTCTCAAGAGTATGTGGAGAGCTTCGGCATCTATCCACTGGTGAGTGACAAGGAGAGTTTACTCTACAGTTACCGTGTGTGCGATGAGAATGGCACACCCCTTGCCGTGCTCTGTTTAGTGTTTAAATTTCAAGATGAGATGCATGTCATCATTTCCAACCTCATCGAGAACGAGACATGGGCAGACATTCTTTTGTTAGATGAAAACAATCGTACGATTTACAGCAGTGACCCGTTTCATTACGCTCTTGGAGCGCCTCAAAAAACAGCTCTGCATAGCTTTGATATTGTTCCCTTCGTAGGGGGAGAATATGTCGCTAAAACACAATCAACTAAAGGCTACCAAGGCTTTTTTGGCTTAGGATGGATGGGGCATGCGCTTATGCCTTTAGCCTTTGCTTTCCATCAAAAACAGTCTCTGGTTCCTTTTACAGAGGCGCAGATTAAGATCATCAAAAACTCTTCGCTTTTTTCGGAGGAGTTTACGAGTATTCCCACCAAAGCAGAGGCAATTCAAAGACGCCTTGATATGACCATCTGGAACGGTAATGTGCAAATCGCTAACCAAAAAAGTGGCGACAACTCTTTTTCAAAATCTCTTTTAAATGAGATTTCTCGTACAGGTGCGCAGACCAAAAAGACGTTTGAAGAGTCCATCGGCAATCTTAACTGGACAGTTGTGGCTTCCTTTATCAATGATGCGGCATTTAACGCCAAACTCGCGATTGATATTATGGATCGAAACCTTTATGAGCGCGCGAATGACTGTAGGTGGTGGGCGTTGAGTCCTGTTTTTATCAAGGCATTTAGCGCTAAATACAAAGAATTTACAACGATTCGCAAAGAGTTTGGGCATGAGATAACCGAAGTGCTCAGTGCTATCAACGCACTTTATACGGTCTACAGCAATCTCTTTTTATTTGACACGCAAGGCTGTGTTATCGCGGTGAGCCAAGAAAAGTACGCACACCTCATTGGAAAGCGCATCGGAGCACATTACATCGCGCAAACCTTGGCACTCAAAAGCTCCAAAGAGTACGTGGTGAGTCCATTTGAGCGAACCGAGCTTTACGATGGAAAATATACCTATATTTACAGCGCGCCTATTTTTATAGAAGGTGTGAAAGAGGCACAAGGAGGCATTGGTATTGTCTTTGATGCTGAAGTGCAATTTGAAGCGATGCTAAGAGATGTTGTAGGCGAAGATGAACGCTCTTTCGCACTCTTTTTAGAGAGTAAAACCAACAGTGTTATTGCTTCAACAAACCCAACGATTGGCATTGGTGAGCGATGCGTATTTTGTGACTCTCTGGAAAATATGGTGCTTATCAAAGAAGATTATTACATCATTGGTAAAGGTAAATCTCAAGGCTATCGAGAGTTCAAATGCAGTGATGGTTACTGCAATGATGTAACCGCCATCGTCTGCATCAAGATAGCGAACCAAGATGCGTGTGTGGAGGATGTTTCAAAGAATGGTAAAAAGCAGTACCTTTACCCACGTATTGGCGCATCGGAGAAGACGGTTGAACTCTCAACGTTTTGGATGAATGGCAATCTTTTTGCGATAGAGAGCCAGCAAATTTACGCAGCACTTGAAGGACAAGATGTCACACAGGTGATCGGGTGCGATGAAATCTATGTGGGTATGATTACGTGGAATAACAAGACGATACCTGTAGCTTCTTTAGCCAAATATTTTCACCATGATATTGCTTACAACAAAGAACATCATCATATTGTTGTGCTTAAAGGTAGTGACGACAAACCTTTTGGTTTAGTCATCGATATGGTTCAAGATAGCCCCGAAGTACCTGCTCGTTGCGTGGATGAGACGAGTCAAGCGATGATGGGTCAGCAGACCCTTACGAAAGCCATCGTTAAAGCAGATGTTGGTCAAGAAAAAGCGGAAATGCTCTCCATTCTTGATCCTCTTAAAATAGAAAAATATTTACTGATGGAAAAACAATCCAACATCGTGAAATGA
- the mmuM gene encoding homocysteine S-methyltransferase, giving the protein MNPIEAILTKQKVLIIDGAFGTELERKGYDINDSLWSAKFLMEKPEAIGEVHKDYLEAGSDCVTTASYQASYEGFMKRGMSEAEAKALIQSSVKIAQKVRDTFWSETKNHDKREKPLVAASVGPYGAYLADGSEFRGNYGLSQEELMNFHRKRLATLIEAKPDLLACETIPCLIEAQALCKLLEAFPNMYAWVSFSAKDGTHINSGESVRECAQFLENQKQIVAIGINCTTPQYIESLIGEIKAVTTKPIIVYPNDGSTYNALTKTWDGLSKSSSYGKMAHTWYEKGAQVIGGCCQTTPEDIAQIAKWVRA; this is encoded by the coding sequence ATGAATCCCATTGAGGCAATACTTACAAAGCAAAAAGTGCTCATTATTGATGGAGCGTTTGGCACGGAGTTGGAGCGTAAAGGTTATGACATCAACGACTCACTCTGGTCAGCTAAGTTTCTCATGGAAAAGCCAGAAGCCATTGGCGAAGTTCACAAAGATTACCTTGAAGCGGGTTCAGACTGTGTAACAACAGCAAGTTACCAAGCGAGCTATGAAGGATTTATGAAGCGAGGAATGAGTGAAGCTGAAGCCAAAGCACTTATCCAGTCTTCGGTCAAAATCGCTCAAAAAGTACGCGATACGTTTTGGAGCGAAACCAAAAACCATGACAAAAGAGAAAAGCCTTTAGTGGCAGCTTCGGTTGGACCTTATGGTGCTTACTTAGCCGATGGCTCAGAGTTCAGGGGCAATTATGGGCTGAGTCAAGAGGAACTGATGAACTTTCATCGCAAACGACTTGCCACACTTATTGAAGCGAAGCCTGATCTTTTGGCATGTGAGACGATTCCATGTTTAATTGAGGCGCAAGCGTTGTGTAAACTACTAGAAGCGTTCCCCAATATGTATGCGTGGGTGAGTTTTAGTGCGAAAGATGGAACGCATATCAACAGTGGGGAAAGTGTGCGTGAATGTGCGCAGTTCCTTGAAAATCAAAAACAGATCGTTGCCATTGGCATTAACTGCACCACGCCTCAATACATCGAATCGCTCATCGGCGAGATCAAAGCGGTCACAACAAAACCCATCATCGTTTACCCCAATGATGGATCGACCTACAATGCGCTCACTAAAACATGGGATGGTCTTTCTAAAAGTTCATCGTATGGCAAGATGGCACACACATGGTATGAGAAGGGTGCACAGGTCATCGGAGGATGTTGCCAAACAACACCCGAAGATATAGCGCAAATTGCAAAATGGGTGAGAGCCTAA